One Helianthus annuus cultivar XRQ/B chromosome 12, HanXRQr2.0-SUNRISE, whole genome shotgun sequence genomic region harbors:
- the LOC110892663 gene encoding cytosolic sulfotransferase 8 → MSTDQSDIEEEKIKQQYAQLLTELPRAVGSFGTHLHLYKGSWLPPPVLLAAMLMQTHFKHRSTDIFLSSFMKSGTTWLRSLMFTILNRSRFDFSDHPLLRKGPHECFPIVDLFQSTDYPISDTEDLSFPRLFASHFAHNVLPASITDPSSGCKFVYVCRDPKDVLISTWKFIHKMTPKELPQISLDQVFQMFCGGVMEYGPYWDHVLGFWKAALESPDKILFFKYEEIKRDPEAHVKKLAEFMGMPISVQEEDNGMVKKIVEFCSLEHLTSLEINKIGAQRFSSGHVVPNHAFFRRGEVGDWKSHLTKEMKDQIDGITHDKFKGSGLTIGATPK, encoded by the coding sequence ATGTCAACTGATCAAAGTGACATTGAAGAAGAAAAGATCAAGCAACAGTATGCCCAGCTCCTCACGGAGcttccaagagctgttggatctttcggGACACATCTGCATCTTTACAAAGGCAGTTGGCTGCCTCCCCCTGTCCTGTTAGCCGCAATGCTGATGCAAACCCACTTCAAGCATCGGTCCACAGATATCTTCTTATCATCTTTCATGAAAAGTGGCACCACATGGCTGAGATCACTCATGTTTACCATCCTCAATCGATCTCGCTTTGATTTTTCAGACCACCCTTTGCTCCGTAAGGGACCCCATGAATGTTTTCCGATTGTTGACCTATTCCAATCCACAGACTACCCCATTAGCGATACGGAAGACCTTTCTTTCCCTCGACTTTTTGCTAGCCATTTTGCACATAATGTGTTACCTGCATCCATCACAGATCCTTCTTCCGGATGCAAGTTTGTTTACGTGTGTAGGGATCCAAAAGACGTGTTGATCTCAACGTGGAAATTCATACATAAAATGACACCTAAAGAACTCCCTCAAATTTCGTTGGATCAAGTGTTTCAGATGTTCTGTGGCGGTGTTATGGAGTATGGGCCGTATTGGGATCATGTGTTAGGCTTTTGGAAGGCGGCCCTTGAATCTCCGGACAAGATATTGTTCTTCAAGTATGAGGAGATTAAGAGGGACCCGGAGGCTCATGTAAAGAAGTTAGCTGAGTTCATGGGAATGCCAATTTCGGTTCAAGAAGAGGATAATGGAATGGTGAAAAAGATTGTTGAGTTTTGTAGTCTTGAGCATTTGACGAGCCTGGAGATAAATAAGATTGGGGCTCAAAGGTTTAGCAGTGGGCATGTTGTACCAAATCATGCTTTTTTCCGAAGAGGTGAAGTCGGAGATTGGAAATCTCACTTAACCAAGGAGATGAAAGACCAAATTGATGGAATTACTCACGACAAATTTAAAGGTTCCGGTTTGACAATTGGTGCAACTCCCAAGTGA